From Mucilaginibacter gotjawali:
ACTATCATCATCAACAGCCAATTAAAATACATCAGGGAAAAGGAATTGGGGTATGATAAATCTTATGTATTTTCATTCGGGATGCGTGATATGCAAAAGAATTATGAGGGTGTACGCACTGAATTGCTTAACCGGCCAGGGGTATATGGGGTCACCAGTTCCAGTGATAATATCGTAAATATTGGCAATAATACGGGCGATACAGATTGGGATGGCAAGGACCCTAATTCGTTATTCCTGATCCATCCGATGTATATCGATAAATACTACCTGGATGTTTTTAAAGTGAAGATGGCTGCCGGAAAAGGGTTTGCCGGGTATAAAACAGATTCGGCACACTTTATTTTAAACGAAACCGCCGTACGCGCCACGGGGATAACAAACCCGGTTGGTAAACGATTTAAACTGCATGACATTAACGGGACAATAATAGGGGTGGTGCGCGATTTTCATTTTGCTTCATTGAAACAAAAGATTGAGCCGGCCATCTTTGCTTATCAACCCGGCAACAACTGGCGGATATCTATCCGCACAACAGGTAAAGACGCTTCTAAAGCCATTGCTGCCGCCGCAAAAATTTGGAAACAATATAACCCGGCCTTCCCGTTTGAATATAAGTTTTTGGATGATGATTATAACAACCTTTACAAAACCGACCAGCGCTCCGGAACGCTTTTCAGCGCCTTTGCGGCTATTGCCATATTGATCTCTTGCCTTGGTTTATTTGGCCTTGCAACGTATACAGCCCAGGTAAAAATTAAGGAAATAGGTATTCGCAAGGTGCTTGGCGCTAGTGTTTCCAATATAACAGCAATGCTCTCAAAAGACTTCCTGATCCTGGTAGTAATCTCATTGATCATAGCTACCCCGGTCGCCTGGTTTGCCATGTATAAATGGCTTCAGGATTACGCATACCGCATCACTATACAATGGTGGGTGTTTGCAATTGCCGGAGTAACAGCAATAACCATCGCTTTTATAACCATGAGTTTTCAGGCGATAAAAGCAGCTTTGGCCAACCCGGTTAAAAGTTTACGGAGCGAATAGGGTAGTGATCAGAGGTTGGAGATTAGAGATTAGAGATTAGAGATTAGAGATTAGAAAAATTAACCGAATTATTTCGGCCTAATCTCCAATCTCTAGTCTCTGATCTCTAACCTAAATATACTTTGTTCCGAACTGTTGTTTTACGTCGGCAACCACTTTTTTAACATTTTGTTCCTGGTCGCGGGGGCAAATCAGCAGCGTATTGTTGGCTTCAACCACAATAAAATCATGCAGGCCCTGTAAAATAACCAACTTTTCGCCAGGTACATTCACCATACAATTGGATGAATCGTACATGATTACCTTTTCAGCAGGGATAACTGCGTTTCCGACATAATCTTTTTCTGCCAGATCATAAATGGATGCCCAGGTACCCAGGTCGCTCCAGCCAAATTCCGAAGGCAGAACATAAACATTGTTGGCCTTTTCCATTATGCCATAGTCAATGGATATGTTGGTGCATTGCTGGTAGGTTTTGTGAATATGATTTCTTTCCTCGGGGGTGTTGTAAACCGGCCGTGAATCCGCAAATATTTCGTGCATATCGGGCAGGTATTGGTTAAATGCATGTACAATAGCCCTGGCCGACCATACAAATATACCAGCATTCCAAAGGAAATCGCCGCTTTGCAAAAAGGTTTTGGCTATTTCCAGCGTGGGCTTTTCGGTAAAGGTCTTTACCTTGTAAAAATCATTTTCGAGGCTGTTATCGGTATATTGAATGTACCCGTACCCGGTGTCTGGCCTTGAAGGTTTAATACCCAGCGTTATCAGGCAATTGTTTTCAGTAGCTACCTTAAGGGATTTTTCGATGGCGCTTACAAAAGCGGCTTCGTCTAAAATCAAATGATCTGAGGGGGCTACGACAATTGCTGCGTCAGGATTCATGCTTTCAATTCTAAAGGATCCATAGGCGATGCAAGGCGCTGTATTACGCATTACCGGTTCTGTCAGGATCTGGTCGTCGCCCATATCAGGCAATTGTTTTTTTACCAGGTCCGTATAAATTTCATTGGTAACAACGTAAATATTTTCTTTGGGGCATATTTTTAAAAAACGATCATAGGTGTTTTGTATTAATGTTTTCCCGGTTCCTAAAATATCAATAAATTGTTTGGGGTGAGAAGTGCGGCTGATGGGCCAGAAGCGGCTCCCGATTCCGCCTGCCATGATAATGGCGTAGTAGTTTTTATTCATAAGTTGTTAAACAGTTTTCATTATTAAAAAATATGGTAACAATAATGAAGCTATACCGAGCTTTTTTCCCGACTTTTTTACGGCTCCAGGCTCCAGATAGTTTATTTGGTAAATGTGCGGCAAAAATGTATAATAATTTGTAATATCAGTATTAAATAAAATTAAATAAACAAAAAGCCAAAACTCTGTTGTTTAAATGTATAAATAAACAAATTGTTTTTATTCCCTTAATCATTTTTTTATAAAATTTTAAAGTAATTCCATCGTTTATTGATAAATTTTTGTTACTTTAAACTTTTAAAATAATTCAAGAATAAGTAAAGAATGCTAGAAACTAAGAAGTCTCTTTTTGATAACCTCCAGAATTTTTTTGGGTTCGATAATTTTAAGGGAGAGCAGGAAGCGATAATAACCAATATACTGGCGGGTAACGATACATTTGTGATAATGCCCACCGGTGGCGGCAAGTCCATGTGCTATCAATTGCCTGCCCTGATGAGTGAAGGTACTGCCATAGTGATCTCGCCCCTGATCGCTTTAATGAAAAACCAGGTTGACCAGTTAAGAGCCTTCGGCGGCTCAGATAGTATTGCCCATTTTTTAAATTCATCATTAACAAAAGCTGATATTACAAAAGTAAAGGAAGATGTGCTGGGAGGTAAAACCAAATTATTATATGTTGCGCCAGAGTCATTAACCAAACAGGAAAATATTGATTTTTTACGATTGAACAATGTTTCATTCGTTGCAGTTGATGAAGCGCATTGTATTTCGGAGTGGGGGCATGATTTCAGGCCCGAATACAGGAAGATACGACAAGTGATCAGTAACATTGGCGACAATATTCCAATCATCGCTTTAACAGCTACGGCAACACCCAAAGTTCAGCAGGATATTCAAAAAAACCTGCAGATGAACAATGCCACCATCTTTAAATCTTCGTTTAACCGCTCCAACCTTTTTTACGAGGTAAGGGCAAAACGTAACGTGATCAAAGAGATCGTTAAGTTTGTTAAACAGAATACAGGCAAATCCGGCATTATTTATTGCCTTAGCCGTAAAAAGGTAGAAGAAGTTGCCCAGGTACTATCACTTAACGGTGTAAAAGCTTTGCCTTATCATGCAGGCCTCGACCCAAAAGTACGTGCCGATACGCAGGATAAGTTTTTGATGGAGGATGTAGACGTTATTGTGGCTACCATTGCCTTCGGTATGGGTATTGATAAACCCGATGTACGCTATGTAATTCATCATGACGTGCCCAAGAGCATGGAAGGCTATTACCAGGAAACCGGGCGCTCCGGCCGTGATGGCGGAGAAGGGGTTTGTGTGGCCTTTTATTCTGAAAAGGATATTGATAAGCTCCAGAAATTTATGAAGGATAAACCGGTTTCAGAACGTGAGATCGGTACCCAGATATTGAAAGAAGTTATCGACTATGCCGAGTCAAGTGTGTGCCGGCGTAAACAGCTGCTGCATTATTTTGGCGAAAACTTTAACGAAGCAGGCTGCAATAACATGTGCGACAATTGCTGCGCCCATAAGGAACATTTTGACGGCGAACTGCACCTGCACAAGGCATTAAGCCTGATCAAACAGATTGGTGAGAAATTTGACGATCTGTATATCATCAGCATTTTGCTGGGTGAAGACAATGCCCAGATAAAAAGCTACGGGCACGACCAGCTGGAATATTTTGGCTCGGGTAAAGAAGATGGCCGCAATTTGTGGAATTCGCTGTTGAGGCAGGCACTCCTGAATAACTTTTTATCAAAGGATATTGACCAGTATGGTCTGCTGCGTTTAACTAAAACGGGCAATTCGTTTATAGAGAACCCATACAGCATTCGTTTTGTATTAAACAGGCCGATTGAAGCTGCCGATGATGATGACAGCGAGGACGGCCCAAAACAAGGCGGTGGTGCTTTAGATACTGAGTTATTGCAGATGCTGAAAGATCTGCGTAAAAAACTGGCTAAGCAAAAAGGATTGCCGCCGTTTGTTATCTTCCAGGATCCGTCATTGGAAGAAATGTGTACGCATTACCCGATTACTACCGATGAACTGAAACAGATCTCGGGCGTAGGGGCAGGGAAGGCTCTCAAATTTGGCAAGCCGTTTACCGACCTGATCCAGAAATATGTGGAGGATAATGACATTGACCGCCCAATAGATATGGTGATCAAGAGCGCTGCCAACAAATCGGCGTTAAAAGTATTTATCATCCAAAACATCGACAGGCATTTGAACCTGGATGACATTGCGGCCTCAAAAGGCCTTACCTACGATGAGATTTTAAAGGAAGTGGAGACCATTGTCAATTCAGGTACAAAATTGAACCTGAACTATTATATCGACGAAGTGATTGACGAGGATAAGCAGGACGAAATATTTGATTATTTCCGTACCGCGGAAGTAGATTCGATTGACGATGCCCTTGCAGAATTGGGCAACGAAGATTATAGCCGTGAAGAAGTACAACTGATGCGCATTAAATTCCTGTCCGAAATGGGTAATTGATAAGAGTCGAAAGTCTCAAGTCAAAAATGTTTTTTAGAAGCCTTTGGATTAAGTTCCGGAGGCTTTTTTGCGGGAATCTATTGTTAAGTTGTTGCAAACAGCTGCCCTAAATCCTTAAAAGATTTAAATTCAAGCGCATTGCCAGATGGGTCCAGGAAAAACATGGTTGCCTGTTCTCCGGGCAAGCCTTTAAAGCGGATATAGGGTTCAATTACAAATTTTACATGGTGCCGGCGCAGCCGTATTTCCAGTTCCTTATATTCATCCCACTCCAATACCACACCATAATGCGGAACCGGTACATCGTGGCCATCAACAGGGTTAAAATGGTGTTCAGTTTTTTCAGCAGGGCGGGGTTTTAAATGGATCACAAACTGGTGGCCGAATAGGTTAAAATCTGTCCACATATCCGAACTGCGGCCTTCGCTGCAACCCAAAACTTCCCTGTAAAATTTTCTGGCTTCATCAAGATCGTAAACTGGTACAGCAACATGAAAAGGTGTTAATGGGGGTTTCATACAGGGATGTTTTAATGTTTTATAATTACCGGGTTAAAATCAATATTTAAGGCGTAGTTATATCGCTAAAACTTTTACACCCGTTCAATTTTACAGCAAATTATTTCACCACATAACGGTAAACCGCCCGCCCAATATTTCCATCCTGGTCTAATCCTTCTACCGTAACGCGGTATGTTCCTTTTCCATCAGCATTAAAATATTCAAGGTCCGCATTCCCGGTTTTATCTGTAACTATATTCGGGTTCCAGTAAATCGTGCTGCGTGTATCAATTTGCGCCGGCTGGTTTGTACGCGGCCCGGTATATCTGGGCAGGTAAAAGGTTTTAACCGGCTCATATCCCTTGGGTAAAAGGGTCAATTCATTTCTGCTGCCTATCAGTTGCTTAAGATCCTGGAAGCTTATTTTCTGTGTTTCCACTTTGCGCAAGTTAACTACAATGGCGCCATTAGAATTATAGGCGCTGTTTACAAGGCCCATTTCGTCTTT
This genomic window contains:
- a CDS encoding VOC family protein, whose amino-acid sequence is MKPPLTPFHVAVPVYDLDEARKFYREVLGCSEGRSSDMWTDFNLFGHQFVIHLKPRPAEKTEHHFNPVDGHDVPVPHYGVVLEWDEYKELEIRLRRHHVKFVIEPYIRFKGLPGEQATMFFLDPSGNALEFKSFKDLGQLFATT
- the recQ gene encoding DNA helicase RecQ; the protein is MLETKKSLFDNLQNFFGFDNFKGEQEAIITNILAGNDTFVIMPTGGGKSMCYQLPALMSEGTAIVISPLIALMKNQVDQLRAFGGSDSIAHFLNSSLTKADITKVKEDVLGGKTKLLYVAPESLTKQENIDFLRLNNVSFVAVDEAHCISEWGHDFRPEYRKIRQVISNIGDNIPIIALTATATPKVQQDIQKNLQMNNATIFKSSFNRSNLFYEVRAKRNVIKEIVKFVKQNTGKSGIIYCLSRKKVEEVAQVLSLNGVKALPYHAGLDPKVRADTQDKFLMEDVDVIVATIAFGMGIDKPDVRYVIHHDVPKSMEGYYQETGRSGRDGGEGVCVAFYSEKDIDKLQKFMKDKPVSEREIGTQILKEVIDYAESSVCRRKQLLHYFGENFNEAGCNNMCDNCCAHKEHFDGELHLHKALSLIKQIGEKFDDLYIISILLGEDNAQIKSYGHDQLEYFGSGKEDGRNLWNSLLRQALLNNFLSKDIDQYGLLRLTKTGNSFIENPYSIRFVLNRPIEAADDDDSEDGPKQGGGALDTELLQMLKDLRKKLAKQKGLPPFVIFQDPSLEEMCTHYPITTDELKQISGVGAGKALKFGKPFTDLIQKYVEDNDIDRPIDMVIKSAANKSALKVFIIQNIDRHLNLDDIAASKGLTYDEILKEVETIVNSGTKLNLNYYIDEVIDEDKQDEIFDYFRTAEVDSIDDALAELGNEDYSREEVQLMRIKFLSEMGN
- a CDS encoding mannose-1-phosphate guanylyltransferase, producing MNKNYYAIIMAGGIGSRFWPISRTSHPKQFIDILGTGKTLIQNTYDRFLKICPKENIYVVTNEIYTDLVKKQLPDMGDDQILTEPVMRNTAPCIAYGSFRIESMNPDAAIVVAPSDHLILDEAAFVSAIEKSLKVATENNCLITLGIKPSRPDTGYGYIQYTDNSLENDFYKVKTFTEKPTLEIAKTFLQSGDFLWNAGIFVWSARAIVHAFNQYLPDMHEIFADSRPVYNTPEERNHIHKTYQQCTNISIDYGIMEKANNVYVLPSEFGWSDLGTWASIYDLAEKDYVGNAVIPAEKVIMYDSSNCMVNVPGEKLVILQGLHDFIVVEANNTLLICPRDQEQNVKKVVADVKQQFGTKYI